One Candidatus Poribacteria bacterium genomic window, GGACGCGCGGGAGTTTTTGCGTGCTGACCCCGGAGGGATAATCCGCCCGCGAGAGTCAGCCGTCGTGCTGTCTACGGGGTGTTGGCTGCCACTGGGCTCAGAGCCCTGAGCGCTCCTTCGGCAGCCGCTCGAACGGCGGCGGACGCATCTGAAGCTGCCGATTCGAGCGCCGTTCTCGCCGACTCGGCGCGCAGCTTGCCCAGCGCGGCGGCGGCGTTGGCTCGGACGCCCGAGGTGAACGTCGCATCGGTCAGCGCCGCTTGGAGAGACGTCGCAGCCTGGGCGTTTCGGCTGGAACCGAGGGCTTCGGCGGCTGTCATCGCGTCGGCGATGTCGCTGTCGGTGAGGATTGCCGCCAGAGCCGCGACCGCCGCGTCGGTTCCGACGCTGCCCAGCGCCAGGATGGCTGCTTGGGCTCGCGCGGCGACAGACGCCATCTCGCGGTCGATCTCGCCCACGGACCGCGCTCGAGGCGCTGTCGCTGCGGCAGCGCTGCGGGCAGTACGCTGCGGCGGGGGCGGCAACGGCACGTTCGGCTCCGCTTCGGTCGGAGCCGTCGTCAACGTGGCGATTCCGACCGTGCGCGGCTCCGGTTGCGATGCGGCATTCGCCTTGCCCTGGGCTTCTTTCTCAGCGGCGTCGATGCGCGCGTTCAGGGCGTCCGTCTTGCGCTTGAGCCTCGCCAGTTCCTCGAACCGCTTGGTGCGCTTCTCCAACGAAGACATGCCGCGCTTGAGCTGCGACGTCTGTTGACGCACCTCCTGATCGGACAATGGCGCGTCACCGAAGGCGTCGTCGCTGTCGTCGGCGGGCGTCGGAGCAGCGGCGACGGGTTCGGGAGCGGGTTCCGGCGCAACGACGGCGGCGCGTCCGCGCGATTCCGCCTCGAGAACCGCTAAAGCGCGTTCATCGACCAACTCAGCCATGCGCGCGCTGGCGGCGGAGTAGATGCTCTGAAGCGGGCTGACGACCGGATCACCGATCTCACGAAGAGATGCCGCGACATGACGCCGCACGGCGGGAGCCGAGGAGTCGAGCGACTCCATCAGGTCTGGGATCGCTGCCTCTCCGAGGCGGCTCGCCGCAGCGGACGCAACCCCAGCGACGCGCGGCGACGAGTCAGAGAACAGAGCGATCAGGCTGGGAACCGTCGTGGGGTTCCCGATGTTCCCCAGCGAACGCGCGGACAGCATGCGCACCGAAGGGTCGTCGCTCTGCGTGCCTCGGATGAGCGCGTCGATGCCGTAGCTCCCGACTCGCTCGAGCGCCAGCGCGGCTTCTGCGCGAAGGGGAGCGCTCGCCGATTCGGATAGCAGCGCTGCCTCCAACGCGCCGACCGTCATCGGTTGCCCGGTCCGACCCATGGCGTGGAGCACCTGCGCGCGCACCTGCGGACTCGGGTCAGCGGTCGCACTCAGCAGGGCTCGCGCTGCTTCCTCGGTTCCAATGCGTCCCAAAGCCTGCGCAGCCGCCTGGCGAACCAGCGCGTTGCGGTCGAGCAGCGCACGGTCGAGCTCCGGCACGCTGCCGGCGTCACTCAGCGCACCCAAGGCAGACGCGGCGTTCACGCGCAGCCCGGCTTCGCTGGAGGACAGCGCCTGCTTCAGCGCCGCGACGGCGGAGTCGCGTTCTGCTGCATCCACAAAGGCTGAAGCGCCCAAAGACCTCGCCGCTTGCCAGCGCGCCACGTCGGTGCGGGCAGATGTCAATGCCGTGATCAGGTCCGGGACGGCGGGAGCCTGAGCCGAGACGCTCGTGGTGACGACGACCGCGAGCGCCCCGACGAGGAATGACGATGCGTTGAGACAGCGCATGACCGCTCCTGCGATAGACTGCAACCTAGGGGATGGTTGTCGAGCGTTCGTACAGGTCTATCGGCAGATCGCTCGGAGGGGTTGAGCGGCTAACCAGCGGTCGGAATGGCGGCATCGCGACAACCCGACGGCTACTGGACTCGTGGCATCGATCGCTTCTCTCGCGCCACTTCGAGGACCGCCTCGATGTTCTCGACCGGCACGTCGCCCTGGATCGCCTGTGCCGGGGACAGGATGTATCCACCGCCCTCGCTCATCATGTCGCGGATGCGGCGCGCCTCGTCTCGCACCTCGTCGGGCGTCCCGTACGGGAGGGTCAACTGGGTGCTGATGCCGCCCCAGAACGTCAGGCGGTCGCCGTAATCCGCCTTGAGCTGGGCGATGTCCATGCACTCCGGCTGAACCGGGTTCAGCACGTCCAGCCCCATCTCCAGCAGTCGCGGGATGAGTACATCGACGCATCCGCACGAGTGGAGCCAAACGTCCTTGCCGTAGGAATGAACCAGATCGTACTCGCGGTGTTCTCCGGGCGCGATCATGTCCTCCCAGACCGCAGGCGACATGAGCAGCCCGCGCTGGGAGCCCCAGTCGCTGCCCAGCAGGACGCCGTCGATCTCGTCGATGTGGAGGAAGTTCTCCAGCATGACCATATTCTTATCGACGATCCGCGTGCAGAGCTTCTTGGCGAAGTCGTAGTCCGCCGCCATGTCGGCGAGGAAGTTCTCGATGCCCCTCGCCGCGTTCGCCTTCTCGAAGTGGCTCCCCCAGATGGTGACGAGGAAGTACTTGTCGCTTTGGTCGCGCCGCGCCTTGATGTGGTCTTCGAGTCGGTCGTAGCTGCCGCTTCCCATGACGGTCGGCGGCGAGTTCGGCGTCGCCTGTCTGCGCCAGTCGGAGCCGAGGCGGTGCCATCCCCACCAGGGCACGCCGATGCTCTCGATGTCGTTGTCCAGCCATGCGCCGACGTCTTCGACGCCGAAGGCTTCGCATATCTGCGTGTTCGTTTCGCCGGTCGTCATGATCGAGTACGGAACTCGGTCCGTGTTGCGGTGCGCGATGGCGGCCTTCACGTATTCTCGAGACGTCATGCGACCCGGGTCCTCCGTTGACAGTTAGCCACGAACCTCATCGACGACTTCGCGCGCGATCTGCACCCACCTCGCCGCGCGCTCCGGCTCGCCGACGAGCGTGTGGATGTCTTTCATCACGATCTCGAGGCTGCACTTCTCGGCGACTCGCAGCGTGTGCCGGAGGTCGTCGCGGATGGCGTCCTCGTGCCAGACCTCGGTGCTGATGAGCGTGGGGTTCGGCTTGCGTGAGAACACGTACCGATCCGCCAACGCGTCCGCCATGAACTCCTCGTCGCACCACGGTGAGACCGACACGCTTCGGAGGTTCTCGAAGCCCTTGAGCACGTGCCATCGGTTGTGGACGGGCTCGCAGCACCCGTAGTAGCACATGCCGAAGCGTTTCACGACATCGTGCTGGTAGGGGAAGACGAACTCGGCGAACTGGTCGGGCCCGACGCCGACCGTCTCCTGCGACTCGGAGAGAACCCACAAGTCCTTCGCTCGCACAGCATCCCCGTTGGCAGCGCCGTTGACTGGCAGCTCGCGTGTGTAGCCACGCGCACCGGAGCCGATGTAGTCGTTCTCGTTGTTGAGCGAGAAGAGCTCCTCGCGTTCCAGCCAGTCGGCGAAGGAGATGAGGTCGTCGCGCAGGAAGCCCATCAGCCGGTGGAGCCCTGCCGGGTTGTCGTACATGGCGAGCATCAGCCCATCGATGCCGAGGAAATCGATCGCCGTCCAGGTCATGCCGACGGTCCACCAGAACCCGCCTCGGATGCGGACATCGAGGATGCCGTCGAAGACGTGCTCGAGGTGCGCCTTCCATCGAAGTGTGCTCTCGCGGTCGACGCTGAACGTCCGGGGCTTGAGCCTGTCGAAGTCGCGGTCGATATCGACGATAGGCGCGTCCCACCGGTACGCGCCAAAGACGCCCGGGACGTCGCTGCGCACCTTCTCTGCCGAGACGCCGTAACCGGTCGCCGACACGTTCCAGTTGCAGTTGATGAACGGCTCCACAACGGAGTCGTCGGCGATGTGCTCGTGGTGGTAGATGGAGCGGCGGAACCCGTATTCCAAGCCGCGAGCCCAGCCCTCCTGACACTGCACGACCGAACCGGGCACAAGCCCCTGCAGCGCCTCATGGGACTCGATCATGATGACCGGCCGATTGGTCTTGAGGTCGTTGTGGTCGAACCAGAGCTTCCGCCGCTCGACGTTGACGGGCGATTCGGAGATCTCCCGGATGCGGCTCGCCAATGACCGCAGGATCTCGAGATCGGATGGCAGGGCTTTCCATTCCGGCGGCGCGCTCATCGTCTCTCCTCCTCCGAGCGGCGGAACACGACGCGCGCCCATATGACGCGCCTCCTGATGCATAGCCGAGCGGTGAACGCGTGCCCATGCCGCCCGGCCACTGGAGACGCGAAGCGGGCAGGACGCGTTCCCTGCCCGCTCCCTCCGGTAATCTGAGATGCCGGCTACTTCCGAATGACCATCCGTCGCGACGCGTGGTACGAGCCAGCGATCAGCTCGTAGAAGTACACGCCGTTCGCGACCTTCTCGCCGAACTCATTCCGCCCGTTCCAGTAGGCGGCAGCGCCTCGCGCGTGGTGGTACTCGGCGTCGCGGTACCCAAGGTCGAGCCTCCGAACCGCCTCGCCTTGCATGTTGTGGATGCGCACGACGACCGTGCTGCCCTCGTGGAGCTCGAACGGGATCCACGTCTCGGGGTTGAACGGATTCGGGTAGTTGGGTAGCAGCCGAGCCGTCGCGGGCCGCGCCGACAGGTTCACGGTGACGAAGGCACGCCGCATGTCGTCGGACGTCACGCGGCGGTCAGCGCGCGCTCCCAGTGCGTAGCCGGCTGGCGTCACGAGCTCGAAGCGCAGCAGATCGGATTCCTCCATGACGCCGCGCTTGATGGCGTCCACGAAAGACGCCGCGAAGCGGCCGTCCTCGCCGATGGGAACCTCGACCGCCCCACCCGTGCGCGCGTTCAGTACGGGCAGCAACGTTCCCGGCGGCAGAACGACGGCGTCCTCCAGCTGCCCACCGACCGCGAACGCCCAGACGGGTTCGGTCATACTCGACGGAGCCGCCGCGCCCTCGATGGGCACGCCGAGCGGAACTCCTTCCATCGCGACGGCCGTCGGGAAGAGCATGTTGATGACGTAGCCCTTGCCACCTTCGACCGGGAAGTCCTCGCCGAAGAGCAGCGTCCCATCGCGTCCGATGGCGGTTCGGAACCTGCCGTCCGTCATCGCGATGGCGATCGTCGATCCCATGCGGATGAGATGTCGCGCGCGAAGTTGACCGCCGTCCGCGTGGCGCTTGCCGTGAACGTCCACGACTCGGTCCGCCAACCCATGTTTGCCTTCGTGTGACCTGTCGTGTCGAAGGTGAAATCCGCCGATGCGCCCGCTGCCGAGGCGCGCATGCGCATCACTCGCGGACCGCCCTCCGGATTGCCGGATAGGTCGAACATGACGTTGTAGGTGTGTCCAGGCACCGTGCCGATCTCTGTCGAGACCCCGCCGGCAGTGCTCCCGTTAAGGTCGATGCTCCGCGTACCTGCCGATGCTTCCCAGTACCCGTTGATGTAGTCGACGTTGCCTCGGCTCACCGTCCAGGCGGCGATCGCCGTGGACCCGGCCGCGATCTCCACGAACGAGCCACCGGGAACGGACACGCCCTCCTCAAAGCTGCCGTTGGGAACGAGGTTGGCGACAACCGCGCCGCCCGTTGGCACAAACGACCAACTCAGGATGTCATGGCTCTCGTGCGCTCCTCCTGTTGCCGCCGTGAAGCCCACCCACGCCGAGCCGTGATCCAGGAACAGCGTATCCGGCAGTCGCAGCGGGACGGACAGGATGGGCTTCGTAAGGTCGTTGAGGAACACCTGGAACGACCCCGGCGCGTAGCGAACCAGAACGGTGTGCGTCGCGCCGCTCGCCAGGCGCGGAATGTCGGACGTCGACGCGAGCGCGTACGCGTGGTCCGTGCGGTTCACTTTGATCCGCGCTGTATGCAGGCTGATGTGGTTGTCGTCGGGGTCGGGGAAGTCGCTGTTGTCCCACGTGTCGAACTCGACGGCGAGGCTGTTGGCGATTCCGCTATACCCGATGCCGCCGCCAAGGTCTCCGAGCGCGAAGGGCTCCGAGTTCTGGATCACGAACGCCAGTCCATCCGCGCCGCGGTCACCGAAGTCTGTGATGCGGAAGCGGAACCGCGACTCGAATCCGCCGGCGACGGGCAGCTTCGTCGTAGACCAGGCGGCTCCGACTTGCCAGTTGGCGGGCTGCGTCAGCCGCAGGTACCCGCCGCTCGTGATGGCATCGCCGACGACCGCCAGCGGGTGGCTGAACTCCGGGTGCGGGAAGATGCTCGGCTCAGCGGAGCGCGCCAGGACGATGACGCCGCGACCGCGCAGCGCGGGAATGTGCTCGGAGATGGACGCCGCGCTCAACGGGTTGTCGCGCAACTCGATCGCGTCGCCGGACGACAAGCCCGGGTTTGCCGCGAGCGGGCTGATGTCGGCGACCATGTTGAAGCTCAGGTCGAGGTCGGGTGTCTCCCACTCGTCGCCTTCCCCAAGGTGTACCATGCCTGCCAGGGGCGACACGTCTGCGATGTGATTCCGGCTCGCGCGGAGCAGTACAAGGTTCGTCAGCCCGCTGAGGGGTTCCAGGCTGACGATCTCGTTGTCCTGGACAAGCAGGCGCTTCAGATTCGTGAGGCCCGCGAGTGGCGACAGGTCAGAAATGCCCGTACTCCACAGGCCGAGCCCCTCGAGGTTGACCAGACTGGACAACGGAGTCAGCGTGCCAAGCAGGTTGTTGCCCAGCGCGACATCCTGCAGGTTGGTCAATGACGCCAACGGCGAAACGTCGTGGATGCCAGTGCCGGATAGCCAGAGATGAGTGATGTTGGTCAGTTCGGCGAGCGGGGCGATATCGCCAAGCGGATTGTACTCCAAACCAAGCTGTCGCACGTGGACCAATCCCGACAGGATGCGTGCGTCCGTGATCCCGTTCTCAGGGAGATAGAGTGTGTTCAGGTGCTCGAGCCCCGCCAGTGGGGATACATCGCGGATCGCGTTCTTGCCGAGCCCAGCCATTGTCAGATTGACAGCATACTGAAGCCCTTCTAGGCTCGTGATGCCGCGCTCCCACGCGTAGATGCCTTTAAGGCTTGCTCGTGCAGTGTCGGTGATCTCTGTCGCGGGAAGCCCCGTCGCTTCGCTCAGCGCCGCCGCGAGATTCGGGTCCGGAATCGAGACGACCGCCGCGCGCGCAGCGACCGATGCAAGCGTGAACAGAAGCACAGCCACGATGCGGACGTATCGGCACATCGCGTCTCACTCCTTGTGGGCACGTTGCGCACTCCGTCGGCGAAGCCGACCTCGCTGACGATTCCCGGAGCCGGGGCTCGACACTGAGTTCGCTGACGAGCTCGATACTGCGAAGCCGCCCGTACGTCAACGCGCATGTTGCCGCGACAGCTACGGTCATCCGACTGCGCGGACCTTGTCCTCGTCGGCGTCTAGACCGCGCAGGAAGCCGTGGCAGGCGTCCGTCAACTCGCGAACGCGGTCGGCGTTGCCGTCGGCGACGTTGGTCGTCTCGCAGGGGTCGGCGGACAGGTCGTAGAGCTCCGGCGGCACAGCGCCGTCCTGCCCCAGCACGAGCGACCATCGCCCGTCCGTGACGCTGATCTTGGATCCGTCGCGTCCGCGCCCGATCTGCAGCGCCTGAGCGGATACGGCGATGTCACGATCCCACGACGCATCACGGTGCAGCAGCGGTACAAGGGACTTGCCGTGAGCCACGTTCGGCACGGGGCGTCCTGCCAGTTCCAGGATCGTCGGCATGATGTCCGGCGGCTGGACGAGCGCCGAAACGCGCCTGCCGCCTTGGATGCCGGGCACGCGGATGAGCAGCGGGATGTGGGACACCTCGCGGTAAAGGGGCCAGCTACCCCGGTCGTCGTGGTCGCAGATGTTGGACTTCCCCGTGCGGTTGTGCTCGCCGAGGTACATGCCATGGTCCGCCATGAAGAAGACGGCGGTGCGGTCGGCGATGCCTGTGTCCTCGATCATGCGCAGCACTCTGCCGACGTGCTTGCTGACGAGCGTCACTTCGCCCGCGTAGTGCGCTCGAAGGTTCCGCAGCTCCTCGGGCGTGTAGTCCGACGCGGGCCCGTAGTTGGGATGGAACATCGGGACGCCATCGTAGTCGGGATCGTAGAGCGCGACCATGTACTCGGGTGGGTCCCAGGGCTCGTGAACGTCGAAGCAGTCCACCCACAGAAAAAAGAGCTCCGTCTGGTAGTTGTGCTCCAGCCATTGACTCGCCAATCGGCACGTCTTGGCGACGAACCGATCCTCCTCGGAGTGCCACAAATGATGGTTCTGCCAGGCGTGCACGTTGGCGAGGACGCCGTCGAATGGGAAGGGCCGCTGACGGGTCTTCGCGTTGGGCATCTTCTCGACGACGGGATGGTTCATCCACGTCATCGGCGTGTCGCCCTCCTGTCCCCGCGTCCAGACGGCTCCGTGGAATCCTCGGTCGAAGTTGTAGTCCGCGCGCATCATGTGGGGCGTGTCGATGATGAGTTGGCAGATGTATCCCGCGCCTGAAAGCTGCGGCGCAATGACGACCGCGCGGGGATCGAGCGGCTTCCACCCGTAGAAGGGGAACCCGTACCTGCCCGTGAACCAGTCGGTTCGCGTTGGGATCGTCGGAAAGGACGAGACATAGCAGTTGTCGAAGCTGACGGCGGTCGAAGCGAAGGCGTCGAGCTCCGGCGTCTTGATCCACGGGTTGCCGTGAGCGCCCAGGTGGTCGTAGCGGAAGGTATCGGAGACGATGACGATGATGTTGAGGTCGTCGGGGATGGTTCCAGGCATGTGCAGCCCTCCTGGGCGCACCATATCAGTGCGAATGTCACCGATCAAGGCGTCGAGCGTCGTTGCTTGAAAACGCACCGGCGCGGTGCTAGCCTAGCTTCGGCACAACAGAGCTCGCATTCCACGGGATTCGATCGGGATGATGATGACCCTACTTGGCACGGTTCTCTCCCTGGCTTACGCCGCCCCTGCACCCGCCGTCAACGAATGGGCAGCCGGCTACGCGGACACGCTCGCCGACTTCGTCGCTGATTTCGATCGAGCCGCCGCCGAGAACACGCTCGAAACGAGCGTGTCGAACTCGCAGAGCGGCGGCATCGCGATGCCATCCATCTTTCAGCATCCGCGCGAAGCAGGAGACGCCCGACTCACCTACGAGGTGGCTCTGCCGGAAGATGGCGGCGAAGCGCGTCTCATCCTGGCGTTTGCGCTGGGTCTTCGCGACGGAGTTCGTCTCGACGATCCGAAGACGCCCGTCGACGGCGTGCTCTGCGGCATCAGCGTCGACGGTCATCGCGTCTTCGAAGCGATCGTCCACGAGCCGGGCTGGCGCGAGCACTCCGTCGATCTGACCCCCCTCGCCGGACGAACCGTTCAACTCACGTTCACGGCGAACAATAACGGAACGCCGAACTACGACTGGCTGCTCTGGGGCAATCCGCGCCTGTATCGGCTGTGGACCGAGACCAAGAAAACCGCGCCTTCGCGCCTGTCAGCGGGCTTGGCGCTGCTGACGGGGCATGACGGAAGGGCGTCGGTCCGGCGCTTCCTGTTGGACCGCGCCGAGGCGGTCGAGGACGCCGTCGATGACCTGGCATCGGAATGGCGCGGCGAGTCGATTCAGCGGATCGAGCTCTTCGCGTTCCTGCCCAAGGTAGCGATTCGGAGCCTCTCGTCGGCTCAGCATCTGCTGTTTGCGGGCAAGGACTACACGGTGCGGTGCGCCGTGGAGAACGTCGGCGACGCGCCGGTCGAAGATTTCCACCAGATATCGGCGGGAATCAGCGGCGCGGCGCTCCGCCGGGGAAGGGCGGAACGGTCCATCGGCTCGCTCGACATCGGCGAGGTCGCCCAGCTCTCGTGGCACATGCGCGGAAGCCAACGACGCGACTCCGTCGATGTCACCGTGTCGCTGAAGAGCGCCCTCGACGGCATCGTGGGCACGCCCACGCGGACAGCATCGCTGCGGTTCCAGCGAGCGCTGCCTCCGCTGCCTGCGCGCACGTCGAACGAAGTGCGCAGCGTCATCCAGTCGGACTACGCGCTGCTGGAAAACTCCAACGTGCGGATCGCCTTCGTCGAGAACGACGGGGCGTTCCACCACTTCGTGCTGTTCGCCCAGAAGGGCAACCACCTTCAGCAGGTCGCCACGTCGATGCCGATCTCTCGCGTGGTCTACCTGGACAGGCACGGCGAGGCGCAATCGCTCGACTTGGTCCCGACGCGGATCACGATGGGGGGTTCCAGCGACGGCGATGCGTCCCTGCTGTTGTCATCGCAGCAGACGGACGACGACGGCGTCGTGTGGGACTTCGAGGCGGCTTTCACGCTCTACGACGAGTCGAAGCGCATTCGGACACGGTACCGTATCCGTCCGAGCGAGAAGCGACGAGTCCTCCATTTCGCGGGTCCGATGCTCCGCGTCGGCGATGGAACCGATGGCGACAAGAAGGAGTTCGCGCTTTTCCCCGGGCTGGAGTTCCTGGAAGGCGACGAGGTCTCATCGAGCACGCGCGATGCTGCACCCCCGATCAACACGCGACTCGTGCCGCATCCGTACAAGATCACGATCCCGATCATGGCGGTGCAGCAGGGGGAGACGACGACGGGCGTGCTGTGGGACCCGCTGTCGCCGTGGGGACGCGATGGCAAGGGTCTGTCGCCGTTGTTCGCGTCGCCGAACTGGTTCGACGGTCAGGACAACCACCTCATCGGCGTGTTTCTCCCGACGGTACCGGACTGGGTGGGCGAGAACGAGGTGCTCAGCCGCGAAGGGTACGTGGTATCGGAACTGCCGCTCGAGCTGCGCGCGCAGATCTTCACCGACTCGCGTGGGACCATTCTCGACATCCCGGACATCTGGGTTGATGCTTACGGATACCCGAAGCCGGAGGATGCGCCGCGCTCCGACGAGGAAGAGGTAGCCCTGTCGCGGCACGGGTTCCTCGTGTCCGCGTGGGACGAGGAGACGAGGAAGTCGCGGCACTGCGTGGACTGGGCTCCGGCGAACGCTCCGGGGTTCGCGACGCTTCTCTGGTATGACTACCTCGCCACCGGCGACCCATCGGCGCGTGAGCGCGTCGAATTGATCGCTCGTCAGACGCTCGAAGAGCAAGGGCCCGCCGGGCTGGCGTCTCCGGCGAACTGCCACATTCTGCGGTGGGAGTTCCCCTTCTACTACGGACACCTGCCGGGAGCCATCGTCGGCGCGCGACAGCAGGTCCAGGGGATGATCGCGTCTCAGAAAGACGACGGAAGCTGGCGGTTCAACCCGACCAGCGACCAGACGCGGTCGCTGGGCGAGGCGGGCGATGCCGTGATCGGGACGTGCGCCGGCAACGCGCTACGCGTGCTCAAGTTCGCTCGCGTGACCGGCGACGAACGCGCGCTTCGTTCCGGGATCAAGGCGCTGGAGTTCATGGATCGGTTCGCGGTGCCTCGTGGGGCTCAGGGATGGGAGTGTCCGCTCTACGAACCGGACATCCTCGCTGCCGCCTATGCCGTCGGTGCGTATCTCGAAGCGCACGCCATCACAGGCGAAGCCGTTTACCTGGAGAAGGCGGAATACTGGGCGCGGACCGGGTTGCCGTTCCTCTACTTCTGGAACGTGCCGGACCGACCCGGGATGCGGTTCGGCTCCATACCGGTATTCGGGACGACGTTCTACACACACTCCTGGTTCGGTGTGCCGGTCCAGTGGAACGGCTTGGTCTACGCCTACTATGTCCAGCGTTTGTCGCGGTTCTCGGACTACCCGTGGCGGCAGGTCGCGGAAGGCGTGACGATGAGTGCGATGCACCAGCAGTGGACGGACGGCAAGCTCAAGGGCACCTACCCCGACGGGTTCTACGGGTTCTGCACCGAGGGCAAGGGTCCGCACATCAACCCGGAAGACATCATGGTGAACCTGTTCGCCGTGCGCGGTCACGACCCGGATATCTCGACCGGCATCGTGACCACGGAAGCCGGGGAACGGATCCACGTCAGTTCCGGCGCGCGAGTGAGCGACGTGGAGACCCGGAACGAGCAGCTTCGGTTCACACTGTCCGGGTTGGGGCGAGAAGACGCTCACGTGCTGGTTGGGAACCTCTCTCGGATGACCGGGGCGCGCGTCGACGGCGAGCCGATCGAGGAGCGCGGATCCCTCGCAGAGGGCCCTGGGTGGCTCTACGACGCCGAGCAAGGCTTGGCGTTCCTGCGCGTGCCGCAAGAGCGGGAGTCGCACGTCGTCGTGCTGGATTGGTTCATCGAGGCTGAGGAACCGGAGAGCGCCGTACCCTCGGAGTCCCAGGAGACGGACGAGCCGTCCGCCGACGTCGGCGAGCCGGATGCGCCGCACGACGAGCCAGCGCCGATGGATGTGGACGAAGTCGAGGACTCGCCAGACGAAACCCCCACTGACGGCGACCCGTTGAACGAGTAGCCTTCTCCCCGCGTTTTCACACATGCGAGCCGGGACGGACCGGCTCGAATGCGGCGCTGGGTCCGTACTCCGGGCCCGCTCTCCGTTCGGGAGTCAACGCAGTGAGTAGACGGCAAGCGCTCCTCCTCTCGATTGCCTGCTGGTGCTCGGTC contains:
- a CDS encoding HEAT repeat domain-containing protein, which codes for MRCLNASSFLVGALAVVVTTSVSAQAPAVPDLITALTSARTDVARWQAARSLGASAFVDAAERDSAVAALKQALSSSEAGLRVNAASALGALSDAGSVPELDRALLDRNALVRQAAAQALGRIGTEEAARALLSATADPSPQVRAQVLHAMGRTGQPMTVGALEAALLSESASAPLRAEAALALERVGSYGIDALIRGTQSDDPSVRMLSARSLGNIGNPTTVPSLIALFSDSSPRVAGVASAAASRLGEAAIPDLMESLDSSAPAVRRHVAASLREIGDPVVSPLQSIYSAASARMAELVDERALAVLEAESRGRAAVVAPEPAPEPVAAAPTPADDSDDAFGDAPLSDQEVRQQTSQLKRGMSSLEKRTKRFEELARLKRKTDALNARIDAAEKEAQGKANAASQPEPRTVGIATLTTAPTEAEPNVPLPPPPQRTARSAAAATAPRARSVGEIDREMASVAARAQAAILALGSVGTDAAVAALAAILTDSDIADAMTAAEALGSSRNAQAATSLQAALTDATFTSGVRANAAAALGKLRAESARTALESAASDASAAVRAAAEGALRALSPVAANTP
- a CDS encoding choice-of-anchor C family protein, encoding MCRYVRIVAVLLFTLASVAARAAVVSIPDPNLAAALSEATGLPATEITDTARASLKGIYAWERGITSLEGLQYAVNLTMAGLGKNAIRDVSPLAGLEHLNTLYLPENGITDARILSGLVHVRQLGLEYNPLGDIAPLAELTNITHLWLSGTGIHDVSPLASLTNLQDVALGNNLLGTLTPLSSLVNLEGLGLWSTGISDLSPLAGLTNLKRLLVQDNEIVSLEPLSGLTNLVLLRASRNHIADVSPLAGMVHLGEGDEWETPDLDLSFNMVADISPLAANPGLSSGDAIELRDNPLSAASISEHIPALRGRGVIVLARSAEPSIFPHPEFSHPLAVVGDAITSGGYLRLTQPANWQVGAAWSTTKLPVAGGFESRFRFRITDFGDRGADGLAFVIQNSEPFALGDLGGGIGYSGIANSLAVEFDTWDNSDFPDPDDNHISLHTARIKVNRTDHAYALASTSDIPRLASGATHTVLVRYAPGSFQVFLNDLTKPILSVPLRLPDTLFLDHGSAWVGFTAATGGAHESHDILSWSFVPTGGAVVANLVPNGSFEEGVSVPGGSFVEIAAGSTAIAAWTVSRGNVDYINGYWEASAGTRSIDLNGSTAGGVSTEIGTVPGHTYNVMFDLSGNPEGGPRVMRMRASAAGASADFTFDTTGHTKANMGWRTESWTFTASATRTAVNFARDISSAWDRRSPSR